A genomic region of Fusarium falciforme chromosome 4, complete sequence contains the following coding sequences:
- a CDS encoding Zn(2)-C6 fungal-type domain-containing protein — MPRRPTSSSVPVQRRTRSGCQTCRSRKVKCDEAKPRCRNCVSRGLACSRHLQLKWEPEFAARGLSFGREGVWCKGSARPRRQSQTQHAPILLASPSVGSRHFINTYCSDFDPDSNHEQGLGDETVELREQADLSSSALVFRPESHPTLMLPPSLYPTLNTSEQSLFQYYLLRLCPLTTPSPHLSSPFMNLVAPLFTLSGQDLVTQSVLAFSARHRSITDPQWTRTAMRIKGNVLNGLLQKIQSPNITADVILDPQVPAAMMFLCLYEILDNCDHRWVIHLRASQDFMRKRKQLLLPGTEDSGFGSLASFAERYFAFQDVISRTACGNSPLFGLEYWQKPDQSEDIDAWMGCSPAMASVIFRITELARSRDRDGMSKQRFEREVAELERELALVSSNMTVIEALDDTVRRCVELKKSSVEVYFHCLLRDADPSTWRVSQLIVEILTSTQALVKEGCVAGLLFPLFVAAVELNPLDDGVVSSSEDTGSQTSGRRLVLETLDAMAGASLANIERTKAVILKVWRMRDLQAEHDHVVTGEQNDWHTFVSPYTQNLSLA; from the coding sequence ATGCCCCGTCGCCCTACCTCTTCCTCCGTCCCCGTGCAGAGACGCACCCGGTCAGGCTGCCAGACGTGCCGCTCCCGCAAGGTCAAATGCGACGAGGCCAAGCCCAGGTGCCGCAACTGCGTGTCCCGAGGCCTAGCGTGCAGCAGACACCTGCAGCTCAAGTGGGAACCCGAGTTTGCGGCTCGTGGGCTGTCGTTTGGCAGGGAGGGCGTGTGGTGTAAGGGGTCAGCTCGGCCGAGGAGACAGTCTCAGACGCAGCATGCCCCCATCTTGCTGGCCTCTCCGTCCGTTGGGTCTCGTCACTTTATCAATACCTACTGCAGCGACTTTGACCCTGATTCGAATCATGAGCAGGGTCTGGGGGATGAGACGGTTGAGCTCAGAGAGCAGGCTGACCTGTCAAGTTCGGCCCTCGTCTTTCGGCCAGAATCACATCCAACCTTGATGCTCCCACCATCTCTATATCCCACCCTCAACACATCCGAACAAAGCCTTTTCCAATATTACCTACTACGGCTATGTCCCctcacaacaccatcaccacatcTATCATCACCATTCATGAACCTGGTCGCTCCGTTATTCACATTAAGCGGGCAGGATCTTGTCACCCAGTCTGTCCTCGCCTTTTCCGCCCGACATCGAAGCATCACCGACCCTCAATGGACAAGAACCGCCATGAGGATCAAGGGCAATGTCCTAAATGGCCTGTTACAGAAAATCCAATCTCCCAACATTACAGCAGACGTCATCTTGGATCCTCAAGTGCCCGCAGCAATGATGTTTCTCTGCCTCTACGAGATATTGGACAACTGCGATCACCGATGGGTCATCCATCTCAGAGCAAGTCAAGACTTTATGCGAAAGAGGAAACAGCTCTTACTACCTGGTACCGAGGATTCCGGGTTCGGAAGCCTTGCTTCTTTTGCAGAGCGCTACTTTGCATTTCAGGATGTCATCAGCAGGACCGCATGTGGCAACTCACCACTCTTTGGTCTGGAATACTGGCAGAAGCCAGACCAGTCTGAGGATATCGACGCTTGGATGGGCTGCAGCCCGGCGATGGCGTCTGTCATCTTTCGAATCACCGAGCTAGCAAGGTCGCGGGACCGGGACGGCATGTCGAAGCAGCGCTTCGAGAGGGAGGTAGCAGAGCTGGAGAGGGAGCTCGCATTAGTGAGCTCCAACATGACAGTCATTGAGGCGCTGGACGACACCGTCAGACGCTGCGTCGAACTCAAAAAGTCGTCAGTAGAGGTATACTTCCACTGCCTACTACGCGACGCAGATCCGAGCACATGGCGCGTCTCGCAGCTCATCGTCGAGATACTCACATCCACTCAAGCTCTCGTCAAGGAAGGATGCGTAGCAGGTCTGCTGTTCCCCCTCTTCGTCGCAGCTGTCGAGCTCAACCCTCTGGACGACGGCGTCGTATCGAGTAGTGAAGATACCGGCTCGCAGACATCCGGCAGGCGTCTGGTTCTAGAGACCCTCGACGCCATGGCCGGTGCGTCCTTGGCCAACATTGAGAGAACAAAGGCCGTCATTCTCAAAGTCTGGCGGATGCGAGACTTGCAGGCAGAGCACGACCATGTAGTGACAGGAGAGCAGAACGACTGGCACACCTTTGTGAGCCCGTATACTCAGAACCTCAGCCTGGCCTGA
- a CDS encoding HET domain-containing protein, translated as MDNDPIDPVPADAGPSDDSATINDGITRARIERFQKSTRPRTEEILKDKGYDTSKYNFDDLPEAAHQAREDRFIECVKTLLDLALGEDTALPQASPKDPKKDDEPHVSKESFYSTVPLDISPFCDSVRLLELLPATSSDAPICAKMKCPRNFPGLPKYEALSYVRGSPEPVCAITINDHQIMINSNLHDALKYLRRPGTSRILWVDQLCINQQDAVEKSHQVARMGDIYRKATDVIIFLGPPTAPLTFFMDALANKRLIDLQDEALDGPGSILQLAVEAVCAFCSNPWWTRLWVQQEFYLANGDPLWYCGDLSARTSQIQDELVRLRKDFLSHRAELEDRGIPDLSLEHAFNNLFPMVLEQLAQRSNFRGPRRSKDNEKGAYQPKTRLHILPSVLYAQLDRTTSDPRDYVYGVLDLMGPVFSQTVLPDYSKSAEYAFELLAAWLLLVESWADMFWHYSSRPVTSPDDPVTPSWAPDFSRRSHKPIFEPTPDKANPGKDLGHISCAIVDRVLHIQGRELGAIKEIVLLPADNSLALINELWRFDNQRNDMSMAFARLGLVARTPSSSFYWAMDHLTGVDQAASTRTRLNFQVDVAVLFNILKEEYDKVRRDIDANPLVGESSEDDGESENASLYFRNIRLSGMFIFLRDKALGDFAGSCMFDYANLVSQLQVLAFQTQQETEDLAQQLFGIEEAQDESLPEMQPFCLALARQLYNGVHDEEIQDCVVRILRIARVFHEVCQHRWSKLTLEPQATGDEKSVEYDAQVKELTNMARDKLRNLDHVLPKWDQEVNPLQALLDSRNVTCEGRVLFRTSNDKMGLSCPGVEGIAVGQRIVMLEGPRFPMIICPTPSPSSDKHRYGKMIGHAMVEGVETSSGEVGSQTEGSPKAKLKMFRIV; from the exons ATGGATAACGATCCTATTGATCCCGTGCCGGCTGACGCCGGTCCCAGCGATGATTCCGCCACTATCAACGACGGCATCACTCGAGCCCGTATTGAGCGTTTCCAGAAGAGTACCCGTCCACGAACTGAAGAGATCTTGAAAGACAAAG GCTACGATACTAGCAAGTACAACTTTGACGACTTGCCCGAGGCGGCTCATCAAGCCCGCGAAGACCGCTTCATCGAGTGTGTTAAGACCTTACTCGACCTTGCCCTGGGAGAGGACACAGCACTTCCACAGGCCAGCCCCAAGGACCcgaagaaggatgatgaaCCGCACGTCTCCAAAGAGTCCTTCTATTCGACCGTTCCTCTCGACATCTCTCCGTTCTGCGACTCGGTGCGCCTCCTGGAGCTCTTACCTGCAACAAGTTCGGATGCACCAATTTGCGCCAAGATGAAATGTCCCAGAAACTTTCCGGGACTGCCCAAGTATGAGGCTCTCTCATACGTACGGGGCTCGCCTGAGCCTGTGTGCGCCATCACGATCAACGACCATCAGATCATGATCAACTCGAACCTCCACGACGCCTTGAAGTACCTCCGCCGACCAGGAACCTCACGAATCTTGTGGGTGGACCAGCTATGCATCAACCAGCAAGACGCAGTTGAAAAGTCCCATCAGGTAGCTCGCATGGGAGACATCTATCGCAAGGCCACCGACGTCATCATCTTTCTCGGTCCTCCCACTGCACCCCTCACCTTCTTCATGGACGCGTTAGCCAACAAACGCCTCATAGATCTGCAAGACGAAGCATTGGATGGGCCAGGAAGCATTCTTCAACTGGCCGTCGAAGCCGTCTGCGCCTTCTGCTCGAACCCGTGGTGGACACGACTCTGGGTGCAGCAGGAATTCTACCTTGCCAACGGCGACCCTCTGTGGTACTGTGGAGATCTATCAGCTCGCACCTCTCAGATCCAAGACGAACTTGTCCGGCTCCGAAAAGACTTTCTCTCTCACCGTGCCGAGCTGGAGGACCGAGGCATCCCGGACCTGAGCCTGGAACACGCGTTTAACAACCTCTTTCCCATGGTCCTGGAACAACTAGCCCAACGATCCAACTTCAGAGGTCCTCGTCGCTCAAAAGACAATGAAAAGGGTGCTTACCAGCCAAAGACGCGGCTCCATATCCTTCCATCTGTGCTATACGCACAACTAGACAGAACCACCTCAGACCCGCGAGACTACGTTTATGGCGTCCTAGATCTCATGGGCCCAGTATTCAGCCAAACAGTTCTCCCAGACTATTCGAAGAGTGCGGAGTACGCGTTTGAACTACTGGCCGCATGGCTTCTCCTGGTAGAATCCTGGGCCGACATGTTCTGGCACTACTCTTCTCGACCAGTCACCTCTCCTGATGATCCCGTCACTCCCTCATGGGCCCCAGACTTTTCTCGTCGGTCTCATAAGCCCATCTTCGAGCCAACTCCGGATAAAGCAAACCCCGGCAAGGACCTTGGACACATCAGCTGTGCTATTGTGGATCGGGTACTGCACATCCAAGGACGGGAGCTCGGCGCAATAAAGGAGATTGTTTTGCTGCCCGCTGACAACAGCCTCGCCTTGATTAACGAACTTTGGCGGTTCGACAACCAGCGCAACGACATGTCGATGGCATTCGCCAGGCTTGGCCTCGTGGCCAGGactccatcatcctccttctACTGGGCCATGGACCATTTGACAGGCGTGGACCAAGCAGCTTCAACCCGTACTCGACTCAACTTCCAGGTGGACGTTGCTGTCTTGTTCAATATTCTCAAGGAAGAGTATGACAAAGTGCGACGAGACATTGACGCAAACCCACTAGTGGGCGAGTCCTCCGAAGACGACGGTGAATCAGAGAACGCCTCATTGTATTTTCGCAACATTCGGCTATCCGGTATGTTCATCTTCCTCAGAGATAAGGCTCTCGGAGACTTTGCAGGCTCCTGCATGTTTGACTACGCGAACCTAGTATCCCAGCTACAGGTCCTCGCGTTCCAAACTCAGCAAGAGACAGAGGACTTGGCGCAACAGCTATTTGGAATCGAAGAAGCACAAGATGAGAGTTTACCGGAAATGCAGCCTTTCTGTCTCGCCCTAGCGCGTCAACTATACAACGGCGTTCACGATGAGGAGATACAGGACTGCGTGGTTCGTATCCTGCGCATTGCAAGAGTGTTCCATGAGGTTTGTCAGCACCGATGGAGCAAACTCACACTTGAACCCCAGGCAACTGGAGATGAGAAGTCGGTAGAATACGACGCCCAGGTGAAAGAATTGACCAACATGGCGCGGGACAAGTTGCGCAATCTGGACCACGTGTTGCCCAAATGGGACCAGGAAGTGAACCCGTTGCAGGCCCTCCTGGACAGCAGAAACGTCACGTGTGAAGGACGGGTCTTATTCCGGACTTCTAACGACAAGATGGGCCTGTCGTGCCCTGGTGTCGAAGGCATCGCGGTGGGTCAGAGGATTGTGATGCTCGAGGGCCCCAGATTCCCAATGATCATCTGCCCTACCCCATCCCCGTCGTCTGATAAGCACAGATACGGAAAAATGATCGGACATGCCATGGTTGAGGGAGTCGAGACAAGCAGCGGCGAGGTCGGAAGTCAGACAGAGGGATCGCCCAAGGCAAAGCTCAAGATGTTCAGAATAGTTTGA
- a CDS encoding Peptidase A1 domain-containing protein yields MWALSSGSSIAAFFAFQFLISPLLLAQATQVVEYPIKRVQRSTPDNVVPTAIYNEQWIYTVEIAIGNPPQKTLVQVDTGSAYLWVNANCSSAPTVFDQQKFCQSVPRYDPGASNSVEGPIGSRTLGYGSGEEVIGAIVDVYEDTVTVGNAKIKTQRLGVASNSLRLPVGIMGLGPVFNATFDFREPYALVLDSLAVDNIITSRAYSLALGSASDEGGSLIFGGLDRGKFSGSLKKTPVVKSRDGGTRFTVNLSSIGIDAGNGTDRQYSLKDTNVHLDSGHTFSKLQKDLAEKIFQDLGAELDQDLGFYLVDCKVRDHEGGITLGFGGDKIITVPFRELVYTAQGLCAVGLEAIKEGEQQVLGDSFLRAAYVVFDWDNEEIHIAQAANCSSEIVPIGRGSGAVPSVVGVCGSNITTSTTGSTASATGYPSSAGNLHVEKWQFVGTLATLLLFCLLVV; encoded by the exons ATGTGGGCTCTCAGTTCTGGCTCTAGCATAGCTGCCTTTTTCGCGTTCCAATTTCTCATCTCTCCTCTGCTCCTCGCTCAGGCTACGCAAGTTGTCGAGTATCCGATTAAACGTGTTCAACGATCCACTCCTGACAATGTTGTGCCTACCGCCATCTACAACGAGCAATGGATATACACGGTTGAAA TTGCAATCGGAAACCCGCCACAAAAGACTCTTGTACAAGTTGACACAGGATCTGCCTACCTCTGGGTCAACGCAAACTGCTCCTCGGCACCTACGGTTTTCGATCAACAGAAGTTCTGCCAGAGCGTTCCTCGCTACGATCCTGGAGCCTCTAATTCTGTTGAAGGACCCATCGGCTCTCGCACACTGGGATACGGGTCAGGTGAAGAGGTGATTGGCGCTATTGTCGATGTCTACGAAGACACAGTCACTGTGGGCA atgccaagatcaagactcAAAGGTTAGGCGTTGCATCCAACAGCCTTAGGTTGCCGGTCGGTATCATGGGACTCGGACCTGTCTTCAATGCTACTTTCGACTTTAGGGAGCCGTACGCTTTAGTGCTGGATTCGCTGGCAGTGGACAATATTATTACCAGTAGGGCCTAtagccttgcccttggctctGCGTCAGACGAAGGCG GTTCATTGATATTTGGGGGTTTGGACAGAGGCAAATTCTCTGGATCTCTCAAGAAAACCCCAGTCGTCAAGAGCCGAGACGGCGGCACGAG ATTCACAGTCAACCTCTCGTCCATTGGAATAGACGCCGGTAACGGGACCGATCGACAATACTCTCTCAAGGACACCAACGTCCATCTCGACAGTGGCCACACATTCTCCAAGCTACAAAAGGACCTTGCAGAGAAGATCTTCCAGGATCTAGGCGCTGAACTTGACCAAGATCTCGGCTTCTACCTCGTTGATTGCAAGGTTCGAGACCACGAAGGGGGTATCACCTTGGGATTTGGAGGCGATAAGATCATCACTGTTCCCTTTCGCGAGTTGGTGTATACTGCTCAGGGCCTCTGTGCAGTTGGTCTTGAGGCGATTAAGGAGGGTGAACAGCAGGTTCTTGGTGACAGTTTCCTGAGGGCTGCATACG TTGTCTTTGACTGGGACAATGAGGAGATTCATATCGCACAAGCTGCCAACTGCAGTTCGGAGATTGTCCCCATTGGTCGCGGCAGTGGCGCTGTGCCCTCAGTGGTAGGGGTATGTGGTTCAAATATCACCACTTCCACGACAGGCTCGACTGCCTCGGCTACAGGATACCCTTCTTCTGCTGGTAATTTGCATGTGGAAAAGTGGCAGTTCGTCGGCACCCTAGCTACCCTGCTTCTCTTCTGTCTCCTTGTCGTTTAA
- a CDS encoding Zn(2)-C6 fungal-type domain-containing protein, which produces MPLAWNTSVQGAELARVGHLHNCVICRLIFLAVRKVKCDEARPACKRCTSTGRKCDGYRVDFHSPSSSVTVPVGVGSIYALTPQARSLQFFTEKTLAGLQTFFPDHLWNTKILQVAQSTECIRNAIIALASFHEQYLKATSAQQPDSKFGLGHYNLAIRQSISFSNEISSPPHIPILSCLIFVCIEVLQGKIESAIALFKYGSKMIQQYQSDICSVNQFGNCYLNTQLRSDAVMTLQLAKALFKRIAVQIYMLTGDVDTELVIAFKNTFGGTYPLHDLPFRCLAEAREALLDIIVEQASPGLKGKDAEQLMFHSVKIRQWTSSFDALVANNYSGEKPVSDVERRAIALLQVYRQYLEINVAKYAYGQGDPCFWDRFMAEFGNMVNNAAIATGLDGKGSEQTSKSLFHMDIGVSSILFSIIARCRDPTIRRKAIGIMLADRSQEGVWNSSLAAQGAIKLMELEESRSGKEVKRSQDIPEEARVRTVRLYLESGKRTAKMVYGFDQGSWEWTMPS; this is translated from the exons ATGCCGTTGGCTTGGAATAC GTCCGTACAGGGTGCGGAACTTGCAA GAGTTGGTCATCTTCATAACTGTGTAATTTGTCGGCTAATTTTCCTGGCAGTCCGCAAGGTCAAGTGTGACGAGGCCCGTCCAGCCTGCAAGAGAT GTACCTCGACAGGCCGAAAATGTGATGGGTATCGAGTTGACTTTCACAGCCCGTCAAGTTCCGTGACTGTTCCGGTGGGTGTAGGGTCCATCTACGCCCTGACACCCCAGGCAAGGTCGTTACAGTTCTTTACGGAAAAGACTCTCGCCGGTCTCCAGACCTTCTTTCCCGACCATTTATGGAATACCAAGATTCTTCAGGTAGCCCAGTCTACCGAATGCATCAGGAACGCAATCATCGCTTTGGCCTCGTTCCACGAGCAGTATCTGAAGGCCACCTCAGCGCAACAACCCGACTCAAAGTTTGGGTTGGGTCACTACAATCTTGCCATCAGGCAGTCAATCTCCTTCTCAAATGAGATATCATCACCGCCACACATACCAATTCTCTCTTGTCTGATATTTGTATGCATCGAA GTCCTCCAAGGCAAAATTGAATCAGCCATCGCGCTCTTCAAGTACGGCAGCAAAATGATTCAACAGTATCAATCTGATATTTGCTCGGTCAACCAGTTTGGGAATTGCTATCTCAATACTCAGCTCCGTTCTGATGCTGTGATGACCCTGCAGCTCGCTAAGGCATTGTTCAAACGCATCGCTGTCCAGATCTACATG CTCACTGGAGATGTGGACACTGAGCTTGTTATTGCTTTCAAAAACACATTCGGAGGCACATATCCTCTCCATGATCTGCCCTTCAGATGCCTTGCCGAGGCAAGAGAAGCGCTTCTAGACATAATCGTAGAGCAAGCCAGTCCCGGGCTCAAAGGAAAAGACGCAGAGCAGCTCATGTTCCATTCCGTCAAGATTAGACAGTGGACTTCTTCATTCGACGCCCTCGTAGCCAACAACTACTCTGGCGAGAAACCAGTAAGCGATGTCGAGCGGAGGGCCATTGCGCTTCTGCAAGTGTACCGACAATACCTTGAGATCAATGTCGCCAAATATGCCTATGGCCAAGGTGACCCCTGCTTCTGGGATCGCTTTATGGCAGAGTTTGGCAACATGGTCAATAACGCCGCTATCGCGACCGGCCTTGATGGAAAGGGATCAGAGCAAACTTCCAAGTCGCTTTTCCACATGGACATTGGCGTTTCTTCAATCCTCTTTTCCATAATTGCAAGATGTCGGGACCCAACGATACGGAGGAAGGCAATCGGAATTATGCTTGCAGACAGGTCCCAGGAAGGCGTTTGGAACTCGTCGCTAGCAGCCCAAGGTGCGATCAAGCTGATGGAACTCGAGGAAAGTCGAAGCGGAAAAGAAGTCAAGCGCAGTCAAGATATCCCTGAGGAAGCGAGAGTACGAACTGTGCGTCTGTATTTGGAGAGTGGCAAGAGGACAGCCAAGATGGTATATGGGTTTGATCAGGGTTCCTGGGAGTGGACGATGCCGTCTTAA
- a CDS encoding HET domain-containing protein, with the protein MAKVSHLCATCVYALGHPLDYRSPGEHHLTINAIRQAVQEGCFICSQIWNVDEQGLVIKRDENKAVDQERHLPAEYIIESVLNCDWKNQLILFSILDETNIGEPNYSDFELIPKRVAESVYGSPWPPLDDRTSSLLSLDQAYDWLTSCRAQHPSCNRLSKSGKWLPTRLIDIGSEMDDLWKLRVVAEEGLHTSALYITLSYRWGTDPSITLLASNIDEFCHGKRISSLPQTFQDLITVARRFSVRYVWIDALCIIQDSSQDWASESAAMQYVYANSICTIAASASSGPEGGLFRSRQPEVVCPAVVNVAYGDEAPVDCYIWDTKYWPRHFERSELLTRGWVFQERFLSPRVLYFGHDQILWECMTDHKCEGFPGGVPDHESDKSSYAIPSLEDSEVNRQGPLFSNTMFRLWTGLAWHYSECTLTKPTDKLAAFAGIAKLFQEHTGDDDHAETASR; encoded by the exons ATGGCCAAAGTCAGTCACCTTTGCGCCACCTGCGTTTATGCACTCGGTCATCCCCTCGACTATCGTTCGCCTGGAGAGCACCACTTGACCATTAACGCTATCCGGCAAGCCGTCCAGGAGGGCTGCTTCATATGCTCACAGATTTGGAACGTAGATGAACAGGGTCTTGTTATAAAGCGCGACGAAAATAAAGCTGTAGATCAAGAACGTCATCTACCCGCAGAATACATCATTGAGTCCGTGCTGAACTGCGACTGGAAGAACCAACTGATACTGTTTTCCATCTTGGATGAGACAAACATTGGTGAGCCAAACTATAGCGATTTTGAGCTCATTCCTAAGAGAG TGGCCGAGTCGGTCTATGGGTCGCCCTGGCCTCCCCTGGATGACAGAACCTCTTCGCTACTGAGCCTAGATCAAGCCTATGACTGGCTGACATCTTGCCGTGCTCAGCATCCGTCATGCAACAGATTATCTAAATCTGGGAAATGGCTGCCCACGCGTTTGATAGACATTGGGTCAGAGATGGATGACTTGTGGAAGCTCCGTGTCGTTGCTGAAGAGGGCTTGCATACATCCGCCCTCTACATTACCCTGAGTTATCGCTGGGGAACAGACCCAAGCATAACACTCCTCGCGTCAAATATCGACGAGTTTTGTCATGGGAAGCGAATTAGCAGTCTCCCACAGACATTCCAAGACCTCATAACTGTTGCACGGCGCTTCTCTGTTCGATATGTCTGGATCGATGCTCTCTGCATAATTCAAGACTCGTCTCAAGACTGGGCATCCGAATCTGCCGCAATGCAATACGTGTACGCAAATTCCATCTGCACTATCGCCGCCTCGGCGTCTTCGGGTCCTGAAGGAGGGTTATTCCGCTCACGACAGCCCGAAGTAGTGTGCCCTGCGGTTGTAAACGTCGCCTATGGGGACGAGGCTCCCGTGGACTGTTACATTTGGGACACAAAATATTGGCCCAGACACTTCGAAAGAAGCGAACTACTCACAAGAGGATGGGTTTTCCAAGAACGCTTTCTGTCCCCGCGGGTCCTTTACTTTGGTCATGATCAGATACTATGGGAGTGCATGACGGACCACAAGTGCGAAGGCTTTCCGGGTGGTGTTCCAGATCACGAATCTGACAAGAGCTCTTATGCAATTCCGTCTCTGGAAGATTCTGAAGTAAACCGTCAAGGGCCTTTGTTCTCAAATACGATGTTTCGCCTCTGGAcaggcttggcttggcaCTACTCTGAATGCACCCTAACTAAGCCGACTGATAAGCTTGCCGCATTTGCAGGGATAGCAAAACTCTTTCAAGAGCATACTGGCGACGA TGACCACGCCGAGACCGCGTCCCGTTGA
- a CDS encoding MFS domain-containing protein encodes MGKLEINSDPNQFSRPRDDEEALTLRNDWSPQEERKAKRKLDLIIMPLLTLGFFCLQLDRGNIANAITDNFMEDVGVTQNQFNVGQQMLSLGIVLFEIPSNMILYRVGPGKWLTLQLFLFGTVSTFQAFQNNYGSFIATRFLLGITESGFIPGGLWTLSTWYTRKETAKRVMFFYFGNQFGQASSKLLAYGILHMRGVGDKAGWFWLFALMGGFTVVSGFILGFCLPDSFKNPRSTFLPNYSFFTERELHILQTRVLLDDPMKGKKKKKIGLTAFKKAFSNWRLWVHVIITLTNNGPQRAFDTYSPSIVKSFGFAGLTSNALASVGLFLQIPVSWTFSYVSDHFNMRPETVMAGLSMHLLGYVFNRIFTELSIRGVSYFGVVWTQTFGTFSHPLNIAWMSLACDDSEERALAMAMVIMGANIAGIYGAQIFRSDDKPKYRRGFTINIVVLSIGLGLAILRFFDDKIWRRSKVAQIEAQLARENGNDSNSDEKSGSRTPDHIPTHGLEKTSPVELNAAVRPTHG; translated from the exons ATGGGCAAGCTCGAAATCAACTCGGACCCGAACCAGTTCTCCCGTCCCagggacgacgaggaggcccTCACGCTCCGCAATGATTGGAGTCCACAGGAGGAGCGCAAGGCCAAGCGCAA GCTCGACCTTATCATCATGCCCCTCCTGACCCTTGGCTTCTTCTGCCTCC AGCTTGATCGAGGCAACATTGCCAATGCCATCACCGACAACTTCATGGAGGATGTCGGTGTTACGCAGAACCAGTTCAACGTCGGCCAGCAGATGCTCTCGCTGGGCATCGTGCTCTTCGAGATCCCCTCCAACATGATCCTCTACCGTGTCGGCCCCGGCAAGTGGCTGACCCTGcagctcttcctcttcggcaCCGTCAGTACCTTCCAGGCTTTCCAGAACAACTACGGCTCCTTCATCGCGACTCGATTCCTCCTCGGTATTACTGAGTCTGGTTTCATCCCCGGTGGTCTCTGGACCCTCTCGACCTGGTACACCCGCAAGGAAACCGCCAAGCGTGTCATGTTCTTCTACTTTGGTAACCAGTTCGGCCAGGCTTCTTCCAAGCTCCTGGCTTATGGTATCCTCCACATGCGCGGTGTTGGCGACAAGGCCGGTTGGTTCTGGTTGTTTGCTCTCATGGGTGGTTTCACCGTTGTGAGCGGCTTCATCCTCGGTTTCTGCCTCCCAGACTCCTTCAAGAACCCTCGCAGCACCTTCCTGCCCAACTACAGCTTCTTCACTGAGAGAGAACTGCACATTCTGCAGACCCGTGTTCTCCTTGATGACCCcatgaagggcaagaagaagaagaagattggcCTGACTGCTTTCAAGAAGGCT TTCTCCAACTGGCGTCTCTGGGTCCACGTCATCATCACTCTTACCAACAACGGCCCCCAGCGTGCCTTTGATACCTACTCGCCTTCCATTGTCAAGAGTTTCGGTTTCGCTGGCCTCACTAGCAACGCCTTGGCCTCCGTCGGTCTCTTCCTGCAGATTCCTGTCTCCTGGACTTTCAGCTATGTCTCCGATCACTT CAACATGCGACCTGAGACTGTCATGGCTGGCCTGAGCATGCACTTGCTCGGTTACGTCTTTAACCGTATCTTCACTGAGCTCAGCATCCGAGGTGTCAGCTACTTTGGTGTTGTCTGGACTCAGACCTTTGGTACCTTTTCGCATCCCCTCAACATTGCTTGGATGTCGCTTGCTTGCGACGACTCCGAGGAACGAGCCCTTGCCATGGCTAT GGTCATTATGGGTGCCAACATCGCCGGTATCTACGGTGCCCAGATTTTCCGATCCGACGACAAGCCCAAGTACCGCCGCGGCTtcaccatcaacatcgtcgtcctcagcATCGGCCTCGGTCTTGCCATTCTCCGATTCTTCGACGACAAGATCTGGCGCCGCAGCAAGGTCGCTCAAATCGAGGCCCAGCTCGCCCGCGAGAACGGCAACGACAGCAACAGCGATGAGAAGTCTGGTTCCAGGACACCTGATCACATTCCTACTCATGGTCTTGAGAAGACGTCCCCGGTTGAGCTGAACGCTGCTGTCCGACCCACACATGGTTGA